In Clostridium sp., one DNA window encodes the following:
- a CDS encoding tyrosine-type recombinase/integrase has protein sequence MQYNISYRKKDNSWQYIISYKDNNGRWKQKSKQGFKATDKKKVPQEVKDAAVEAVEQLKETIKNNINTEYDKITFKEFIDMYLKHLKLYREQNTILLYESALNYFTTLYDKKLTEVTPLDIQMCVDKMTQNDLKYSTIDTYLARIKVIFRAAVDPYKIIPQSPVNNINIKISKKPSTKKALTRAEFEKLISNTRNPKYKIMFILAGACGMRVGEILGLTWDRIDFKKGTIKIDRQWKNIGPRKTGFGELKSKNSYRTIPMSKTTIKYLLDFKNSHPINIDNRVIAYKEIQGLSQMLKNYFKKVGFDLTIHELRHTYATLLIADGTDWLTAAKLLGHDVEQTMHTYSHVTKDMMHKAQNIINNIF, from the coding sequence ATGCAATATAACATTTCTTACAGGAAAAAAGACAATAGCTGGCAGTATATTATATCTTACAAAGATAATAACGGGAGATGGAAACAAAAAAGCAAACAAGGATTTAAAGCAACAGATAAGAAAAAAGTTCCACAGGAAGTTAAGGATGCTGCTGTGGAAGCAGTGGAACAATTAAAAGAAACTATAAAAAATAACATCAACACTGAATATGACAAAATAACTTTTAAAGAATTTATAGACATGTATTTAAAGCATTTAAAATTATATAGAGAGCAAAATACTATACTGCTATATGAAAGTGCTCTTAACTATTTTACTACCTTGTATGACAAGAAATTAACCGAGGTGACGCCACTTGATATCCAAATGTGTGTCGACAAAATGACACAGAATGATTTAAAATACTCTACGATTGATACCTATTTAGCCCGGATAAAAGTAATCTTCAGGGCGGCAGTTGATCCCTATAAAATTATACCTCAATCCCCTGTAAATAACATCAATATAAAGATAAGCAAGAAACCAAGTACTAAAAAGGCTCTAACCAGAGCCGAATTTGAAAAATTAATTTCAAACACCAGGAATCCCAAATATAAGATAATGTTTATTCTTGCCGGGGCTTGTGGGATGCGTGTCGGCGAAATATTAGGATTAACCTGGGATCGTATTGATTTTAAAAAGGGAACTATAAAAATAGACAGACAGTGGAAAAATATAGGGCCACGTAAAACCGGTTTCGGTGAACTTAAAAGTAAAAACTCCTATAGAACAATTCCCATGTCTAAAACAACTATAAAATATCTATTAGATTTTAAAAATTCACACCCTATAAATATAGACAATAGAGTTATAGCCTATAAAGAAATTCAAGGGTTAAGCCAGATGCTAAAGAACTATTTCAAAAAAGTGGGATTTGATCTTACTATACATGAGCTTAGACACACTTATGCTACTCTATTAATTGCAGATGGCACTGACTGGCTAACAGCAGCTAAATTACTTGGCCATGATGTAGAACAAACCATGCATACCTATTCCCATGTTACAAAAGATATGATGCATAAGGCTCAAAATATTATAAACAATATTTTTTGA
- a CDS encoding ImmA/IrrE family metallo-endopeptidase, with the protein MHSRIKIIVRALIRKYKTNNVYELARCLGVVLKIVPLGSYSGAYMYLNRRRTIFLNSCLNDYERIIVLAHEIGHAVLHKKTNCYFMKSYTLFLTCKIEREANLFAAEFLIKDDVLNDYAGYTFDEIAHIENVSSDLLKLKFDWI; encoded by the coding sequence ATGCACTCTAGAATAAAAATAATAGTAAGAGCATTAATAAGAAAATACAAAACTAACAATGTATATGAACTTGCCAGATGTTTGGGGGTTGTTTTAAAAATAGTTCCTTTGGGTTCATACTCAGGTGCATATATGTACTTAAATCGTCGCAGAACTATATTTTTAAATTCTTGTTTAAATGACTATGAAAGAATAATTGTATTGGCCCACGAGATAGGACACGCTGTATTGCATAAAAAGACCAATTGCTATTTTATGAAGAGTTATACACTGTTTTTAACTTGCAAGATAGAAAGAGAAGCTAACTTATTCGCCGCAGAATTTTTAATAAAAGATGATGTCTTGAATGATTATGCTGGATATACATTTGATGAAATAGCGCACATAGAAAATGTTTCATCAGATTTATTAAAACTAAAGTTTGATTGGATTTAA
- a CDS encoding helix-turn-helix domain-containing protein — protein MSNLSENLRKLRQKYKLSINKLATLSGINKSTISEIENEKISNPSRNTLEKLSSALKISVDDLLGNIKKEEAEKLELNKRDLRDISKDVDSIMDKLDKGESGPSYYNGIEMKEEDKELFRSAIELALKTIKVKNKETYTPKKYRK, from the coding sequence ATGAGTAATTTAAGTGAAAATTTAAGAAAATTAAGACAGAAATATAAATTGAGTATTAATAAACTTGCAACTCTTTCGGGTATAAATAAAAGCACAATAAGTGAAATTGAAAATGAAAAAATCTCAAATCCTTCAAGGAATACTCTTGAAAAATTATCTTCTGCTCTAAAAATAAGCGTGGATGATCTATTAGGTAATATTAAAAAAGAAGAAGCTGAAAAGCTTGAATTAAATAAAAGGGATCTTAGAGATATATCTAAAGATGTTGATTCTATTATGGATAAATTGGACAAAGGCGAATCAGGACCATCTTACTATAATGGCATAGAAATGAAGGAAGAGGATAAGGAATTATTTAGGAGTGCAATTGAGCTGGCTTTAAAAACCATAAAGGTAAAAAACAAAGAAACTTATACTCCTAAAAAATACAGGAAATAA
- a CDS encoding helix-turn-helix transcriptional regulator, translating into MNNNIKVLVQNLKASGITTSEIIERSGLSRTQFYAILNGECVPKLDNANRICKVLGASIEDVFPDLKPEKELR; encoded by the coding sequence TTGAACAACAACATAAAAGTGTTAGTCCAAAACTTGAAAGCTTCAGGAATTACAACAAGCGAAATAATTGAAAGAAGTGGTTTGAGCAGAACTCAATTTTATGCAATTTTAAATGGTGAATGTGTTCCAAAGCTTGATAATGCTAATAGGATATGTAAAGTTTTAGGAGCCAGCATTGAAGACGTATTTCCGGATTTAAAACCAGAAAAGGAGTTGAGATAA
- a CDS encoding histidine kinase: MEQLLTKPQLAEHWQVTEKAIEKWIKDGLITPCQRVPGRMRFSPRYIAELDGVKLEKHSPLEWRRLQRELEFWRTKAEKMEETFNKLDMVITETRYLKQKEA, translated from the coding sequence ATGGAACAGCTTTTAACCAAGCCACAACTAGCCGAACACTGGCAGGTAACAGAAAAAGCTATAGAAAAGTGGATTAAAGATGGACTCATAACACCGTGCCAAAGAGTGCCTGGCCGTATGAGATTTTCACCAAGGTATATAGCCGAACTTGACGGAGTTAAACTTGAAAAACATTCCCCACTGGAATGGAGAAGATTGCAGAGGGAGTTGGAATTCTGGAGGACAAAGGCCGAGAAAATGGAGGAAACTTTTAACAAGCTGGATATGGTTATAACGGAAACCAGGTATTTAAAGCAGAAAGAAGCATAG
- a CDS encoding DUF7446 family protein produces the protein MEFGTSYLSDKIYMGTSKKLKDGTAIWTKQTDVTDAVVKAVFEHMYLEAEKTGAYEISIPGFGKMVFTREGKTGDTK, from the coding sequence ATGGAATTTGGAACGTCTTATTTATCAGACAAAATATATATGGGAACTAGTAAAAAGCTAAAAGATGGTACTGCAATTTGGACAAAACAGACAGATGTAACGGACGCAGTTGTTAAAGCGGTATTTGAACACATGTATCTTGAGGCAGAAAAAACAGGTGCATATGAAATCTCAATACCTGGCTTTGGCAAAATGGTATTTACACGAGAGGGAAAGACGGGTGATACAAAATGA
- a CDS encoding recombinase RecT, which yields MADKKMVVLNESHTMLNKLLETKQEALPKDFNKARFLQNCMTVLQDTEGIEQCQPISVARTMLKGAFLGLDFFNRECYAIPYSGSLQFQTDYKGEIKLAKKYSFNPIKDIYAKIVREGDDFQESIEDGRQTINFKPLPFNNGEIIGAFAVCLFQDGSMLYETMTRQEIEGIRNNFSKAKNSPAWVKTPGEMYKKTVLRRLCKLIELDFDSVETKKVYNETSDFEFENQEHEVSNFDKDDSNIIEADAEVQEDTSEVGEDIEKD from the coding sequence ATGGCAGATAAAAAAATGGTGGTTTTAAATGAAAGCCACACAATGTTAAATAAATTGCTTGAGACAAAACAGGAGGCGCTTCCAAAGGATTTTAACAAGGCAAGATTTTTACAGAATTGCATGACCGTTCTACAGGACACCGAGGGAATTGAACAATGTCAGCCGATTAGTGTAGCAAGGACAATGCTCAAAGGTGCATTTCTGGGGCTGGATTTCTTCAACAGGGAATGTTATGCAATACCGTATAGTGGAAGCTTGCAGTTTCAGACTGACTATAAAGGCGAAATTAAATTAGCTAAGAAATATAGTTTCAATCCTATAAAGGACATATACGCAAAGATTGTCCGCGAGGGTGATGATTTTCAAGAAAGCATTGAAGATGGAAGGCAGACAATCAACTTCAAACCGTTGCCGTTTAATAATGGTGAGATTATAGGGGCGTTTGCGGTATGTCTCTTCCAAGATGGCAGTATGCTTTATGAAACCATGACAAGGCAGGAAATAGAAGGTATACGAAACAATTTTTCCAAGGCAAAAAACAGCCCGGCATGGGTGAAAACCCCGGGAGAAATGTACAAAAAGACAGTGCTCCGAAGGCTGTGCAAATTAATTGAACTTGACTTTGACAGCGTCGAAACCAAAAAAGTCTACAATGAGACATCTGATTTTGAGTTTGAAAATCAAGAACACGAGGTTTCAAATTTTGATAAAGATGATAGCAATATCATTGAAGCTGATGCAGAGGTTCAGGAAGATACTTCGGAGGTAGGTGAAGACATTGAGAAAGATTAA
- a CDS encoding YopX family protein — protein MKTLRKIKFRAYIKKLGKIVNVEEINFSNETIGVKVPGEGYLLVYNFKDFELMQYTGLKDKNGVEVYEGDILKLFYGKENTPLTTTKVFFNKEGYWDSKNLSEQHPVRACYGGFNKCEVIGNIYENPELLEGEENASN, from the coding sequence GTGAAGACATTGAGAAAGATTAAGTTTAGGGCTTATATTAAAAAACTTGGAAAGATAGTGAATGTGGAAGAAATCAATTTTAGTAATGAAACAATAGGAGTAAAAGTACCTGGTGAAGGGTATTTACTTGTATATAACTTTAAAGATTTTGAGCTTATGCAATACACAGGCTTGAAAGACAAAAACGGCGTTGAAGTGTACGAGGGTGACATTTTGAAATTATTTTACGGGAAGGAAAATACGCCGCTTACAACAACCAAGGTATTTTTTAATAAAGAAGGGTATTGGGATTCAAAAAATCTGTCAGAGCAACATCCTGTCAGAGCATGCTATGGCGGATTTAATAAATGTGAGGTTATAGGCAATATTTATGAGAATCCAGAACTTTTAGAAGGTGAAGAAAATGCCAGTAACTAA
- a CDS encoding PD-(D/E)XK nuclease-like domain-containing protein, whose amino-acid sequence MPVTKENYFTKENDREYMSVSLFKSFKECEAKTMAKLNGEWEDSNKDALLLGSYVHAWSEGTLEEFKAEHPEMYSSRGKTKGQLKSTFQIADRMIATLKDDELVKEAREGQKEVIQTAELFGVPWKAMFDIYNPEKKVIVDLKTTRNIHSKFNGNENFITHYDYLLQMAIYCEIDRINRKADDYFQPHIIAVSKEEIPDKAVILLGTEFIEDKLLETEILMDRVKAVWQGREQPTRCEECDYCRSTKKLEKTIFYMDL is encoded by the coding sequence ATGCCAGTAACTAAGGAAAATTACTTCACCAAAGAAAATGACAGAGAATATATGTCAGTCAGCTTATTCAAGAGTTTTAAAGAATGTGAGGCCAAGACAATGGCAAAGCTTAACGGAGAATGGGAAGATAGCAACAAAGACGCCCTCCTACTTGGTAGCTATGTTCATGCATGGAGTGAAGGTACTTTAGAAGAATTTAAAGCCGAGCATCCAGAAATGTATTCTTCTAGAGGCAAAACCAAGGGACAGCTAAAATCTACCTTCCAGATTGCAGACCGCATGATTGCCACTCTAAAGGATGATGAACTAGTCAAAGAAGCCAGAGAAGGTCAGAAGGAAGTTATTCAAACTGCGGAATTGTTTGGGGTTCCATGGAAAGCCATGTTCGATATATACAATCCAGAGAAAAAGGTTATTGTGGATTTGAAAACTACCAGGAATATACACAGCAAATTCAATGGTAACGAGAACTTTATAACACACTATGATTACTTATTGCAGATGGCTATATACTGCGAAATCGACCGTATAAACCGCAAGGCGGATGATTACTTTCAGCCCCACATAATAGCCGTTTCCAAAGAAGAAATCCCGGACAAGGCTGTAATACTTCTAGGTACGGAATTCATAGAGGATAAGTTGCTGGAAACAGAAATATTAATGGACAGGGTGAAAGCCGTTTGGCAAGGCAGAGAACAGCCGACACGGTGCGAAGAATGTGACTATTGTAGATCTACAAAGAAATTAGAGAAAACCATATTTTATATGGACCTATAA
- a CDS encoding HD domain-containing protein, producing MKPEEIKAKIIDLLINTNRKGIERVIKYMEDSDFFEAPASTRYHGNYKGGLAEHSLNVYEIFKKKNVEYDFGLSDDTVKITALLHDICKTNFYTVSSRNMKKEGKWVKVPYYAVDDQAPFGHGEKSVIILQQFIKLGREEVIIIRWHMGGYEPSQNYNSISKAWNICKAGVALHTADLESSYILETHFEPGESTKQMSFKA from the coding sequence ATGAAGCCAGAGGAAATCAAAGCAAAAATAATTGATTTACTTATAAATACTAACAGGAAAGGCATAGAGAGAGTAATTAAGTATATGGAGGACAGTGACTTCTTTGAAGCTCCTGCCTCTACAAGGTACCATGGCAATTATAAAGGCGGTCTTGCAGAACACAGTTTAAATGTCTATGAAATATTTAAGAAGAAAAATGTTGAGTACGATTTTGGATTGAGTGACGATACTGTGAAAATTACTGCGTTGCTGCATGATATATGCAAAACCAATTTTTATACTGTGAGTTCCCGAAACATGAAAAAAGAGGGTAAATGGGTAAAAGTTCCTTACTATGCAGTGGATGACCAAGCACCTTTCGGGCATGGAGAGAAAAGCGTTATTATACTCCAACAATTTATAAAACTAGGCAGAGAGGAAGTAATAATAATCAGGTGGCATATGGGTGGCTATGAGCCAAGCCAGAATTACAATAGTATAAGTAAAGCATGGAATATTTGCAAAGCCGGAGTTGCGCTTCACACGGCAGATTTAGAATCCAGCTATATATTAGAGACACATTTTGAACCGGGCGAGAGCACGAAACAGATGTCGTTTAAAGCTTAG
- a CDS encoding flavoprotein: MVIMAVPYKNFKEKIKITKEYGGMYHIEDLNMYSTRGILYMERRETIE, from the coding sequence ATGGTTATTATGGCTGTACCATATAAAAATTTTAAGGAAAAGATAAAAATTACAAAAGAATATGGCGGAATGTACCATATAGAAGACCTTAATATGTACAGCACTAGAGGCATTTTATATATGGAAAGAAGGGAAACAATTGAATAA
- a CDS encoding single-stranded DNA-binding protein, with protein sequence MNNIQLVGRLTRDPELNYTPGSGLAIVKFTLAVNRPRFNKDKPQEADFINCVCFGKRAEAIANYVQKGHRFGVIGRLQINKYTDKEGNNRWSSDVIVNDFEFMQDKGNNNSSYNNYSAAPQQNNDADYVEVEDDGDIPF encoded by the coding sequence TTGAATAATATACAACTTGTGGGTAGATTGACACGCGATCCGGAGTTAAATTATACACCTGGAAGTGGGCTGGCAATAGTTAAATTCACATTAGCGGTAAATAGGCCACGGTTTAACAAAGACAAACCCCAGGAGGCGGATTTTATAAATTGTGTGTGCTTCGGAAAGAGAGCTGAAGCAATAGCAAATTATGTTCAGAAAGGGCATAGATTCGGCGTTATAGGTAGACTACAGATTAACAAATATACGGATAAAGAAGGTAATAACAGGTGGAGCAGTGATGTTATTGTAAATGATTTTGAGTTTATGCAGGATAAAGGAAATAACAATAGCAGCTACAATAATTATTCTGCGGCTCCACAGCAGAATAATGATGCTGATTATGTGGAAGTTGAGGACGACGGAGACATACCATTTTGA